From a region of the Arvicanthis niloticus isolate mArvNil1 chromosome 6, mArvNil1.pat.X, whole genome shotgun sequence genome:
- the Mcrip1 gene encoding mapk-regulated corepressor-interacting protein 1: MTSSPVSRVVYNGKRNSSPRSPTNSSEIFTPAHEENVRFIYEAWQGVERDLRSQLSGGERCLVEEYVEKVPNPSLKTFKPIDLSDLKRRNTQDAKKS; the protein is encoded by the exons ATGACCAG ctctcctgtctccagagtTGTCTACAACGGCAAGAGGAATAGCAGTCCCCGCTCTCCCACCAACAGCAGTGAGATCTTCACACCGGCACATGAGGAGAATGTGCGTTTCATTTATGAAG CCTGGCAGGGTGTGGAGCGGGACCTGCGCAGCCAGCTGTCCGGTGGTGAGCGGTGCCTAGTGGAGGAATATGTGGAGAAAGTTCCCAACCCCAGCCTGAAGA CCTTCAAGCCCATCGACCTGAGTGACCTGAAGCGCCGGAACACGCAGGATGCCAAGAAGTCCTAG
- the Gcgr gene encoding glucagon receptor isoform X2, translating to MPLTQFHYPHLLLLLVVLSCLPKAPSAQVMDFLFEKWKLYSDQCHHNLSRLPPPTELVCNRTFDKYSCWPDTPPNTTANISCPWYLPWYHKVQHRLVFKRCGPDGQWVRGPRGQPWRNASQCQMDDEEIEVQKGVAKLYSSYQVMYTVGYSLSLGALLLALVILLGLRKLHCTRNYIHGNLFASFVLKAGSVLVIDWLLKTRYSQKIGDDLSVSVWLSDGAVAGCRVATVIMQYGIIANYCWLLVEGVYLYRLLSLATFSERSFFSLYLAIGWGAPLLFVIPWVVVKCLFENVQCWTSNDNMGFWWILRIPVFLAILINFFIFVHIIHLLVAKLGAHQMHPTDYKFRLARSTLTLIPLLGVHEVVFAFVTDEHAQGTLRSTKLFFDLFLSSFQGLLVALLYCFLNKEVQAELLRRWRLWQEGKALPEERMASGHGSHMAPAGPCHGDPCEKLQLMSAGSSRGTGREPSVGTSLASSLPRLADSPT from the exons ATGCCCCTCACCCAGTTCCACTATCcccacctgctgctgctgctggtggtgctaTCATGTCTG CCAAAGGCGCCCTCTGCCCAGGTAATGGACTTTTTGTTTGAGAAGTGGAAGCTCTATAGTGACCAATGCCACCACAACCTAAGCCGGCTGCCCCCACCTACTG AGCTGGTCTGTAACAGAACCTTCGACAAGTACTCCTGCTGGCCTGACACCCCTCCCAACACCACTGCCAACATTTCCTGCCCCTGGTATCTACCTTGGTACCACAAAG TGCAGCACCGCCTAGTGTTCAAGAGGTGTGGGCCTGATGGGCAGTGGGTTCGAGGGCCGCGGGGGCAGCCATGGCGCAACGCCTCCCAATGTCAGATGGATGATGAAGAGATCGAGGTCCAG AAGGGGGTGGCCAAGCTGTATAGCAGCTACCAGGTGATGTACACTGTGGGCTACAGTCTGTCCCTGGGGGCCTTGCTCCTTGCGCTGGTCATCCTGCTGGGCCTCAG GAAGCTGCACTGCACCCGAAACTACATCCATGGGAACCTGTTCGCGTCCTTTGTGCTCAAGGCTGGCTCTGTGCTGGTCATTGATTGGCTGCTCAAGACACGCTACAGCCAGAAGATTGGGGATGACCTCAGCGTGAGCGTCTGGCTCAGTGATGGG GCGGTGGCTGGCTGCCGAGTGGCCACGGTGATCATGCAGTACGGCATCATAGCCAACTATTGCTGGTTGCTGGTAGAGGGTGTGTACCTGTACAGACTGCTGAGCCTCGCCACCTTCTCTGAGAGGAGCTTCTTTTCCCTCTACCTGGCCATCGGCTGGG GTGCGCCCCTGCTGTTCGTCATCCCCTGGGTGGTGGTCAAGTGTCTATTTGAGAATGTCCA GTGCTGGACCAGCAATGACAACATGGGATTCTGGTGGATTCTGCGTATCCCTGTCTTCCTGGCCATACTG ATCAATTTTTTTATCTTTGTCCACATCATTCATCTTCTTGTGGCCAAGCTGGGCGCCCACCAGATGCACCCTACTGACTACAAGTTCCG GCTAGCCAGGTCCACGCTGACCCTCATCCCTCTGCTGGGGGTCCACGAGGTGGTGTTTGCCTTTGTGACTGATGAGCATGCCCAGGGCACCCTGCGCTCCACCAAGCTCTTTTTTGACCTGTTCCTCAGTTCCTTCCAG GGTCTGCTGGTGGCTCTTCTCTATTGTTTCCTCAACAAGGAG GTGCAGGCAGAGCTACTGCGGCGTTGGAGGCTATGGCAAGAAGGCAAAGCTCTTCCGGAGGAAAGGATGGCCAGCGGCCATGGCAGCCACATGGCCCCAGCAGGGCCTTGTCATGGTGATCCCTGTGAGAAACTTCAGCTTATGAGTGCAGGCAGCAGCAGGGGGACTGGCCGTGAGCCCTCTGTGGGGACCTCACTGGCCAGTAGTCTCCCAAGGTTGGCTGACAGCCCCACCTGA
- the Gcgr gene encoding glucagon receptor isoform X1 has protein sequence MQSCRASSAQKSYSGLHPEGLRARCRSATPRRGRGPSSPPSPTGRSRLHPLPLRRRRPASPLESLRAAGAELAPTAIAARQRRVTALAQIRARSRTARSPGLTPATEHTQGEAHTPQGPRRGTSARCGGWLPRGMPLTQFHYPHLLLLLVVLSCLPKAPSAQVMDFLFEKWKLYSDQCHHNLSRLPPPTELVCNRTFDKYSCWPDTPPNTTANISCPWYLPWYHKVQHRLVFKRCGPDGQWVRGPRGQPWRNASQCQMDDEEIEVQKGVAKLYSSYQVMYTVGYSLSLGALLLALVILLGLRKLHCTRNYIHGNLFASFVLKAGSVLVIDWLLKTRYSQKIGDDLSVSVWLSDGAVAGCRVATVIMQYGIIANYCWLLVEGVYLYRLLSLATFSERSFFSLYLAIGWGAPLLFVIPWVVVKCLFENVQCWTSNDNMGFWWILRIPVFLAILINFFIFVHIIHLLVAKLGAHQMHPTDYKFRLARSTLTLIPLLGVHEVVFAFVTDEHAQGTLRSTKLFFDLFLSSFQGLLVALLYCFLNKEVQAELLRRWRLWQEGKALPEERMASGHGSHMAPAGPCHGDPCEKLQLMSAGSSRGTGREPSVGTSLASSLPRLADSPT, from the exons ATGCAGAGCTGCAGGGCAAGCTCGGCACAGAAGAGCTACTCGGGGTTACACCCAGAGGGTCTGAGAGCTCGCTGCAGGTCCGCTACACCAAGGCGCGGGCGCGGAccctcttctcccccctcccccactggccGCTCCcgcctccaccccctcccccttcgCCGCCGCCGCCCAGCGTCGCCTCTGGAAAGTTTGCGAGCGGCTGGCGCGGAGCTGGCGCCGACCGCGATCGCAGCGCGGCAGAGACGAGTAACCGCCCTCGCCCAGATCCGAGCGCGCTCGAGGACCGCGAGGAGCCCAGGCCTGACCCCGGCGACTGAGCACA CCCAAGGAGAGGCGCACACACCCCAGGGACCCAGACGTGGAACTTCTGCCAGATGTGGAGGGTGGCTACCCAGAGGCATGCCCCTCACCCAGTTCCACTATCcccacctgctgctgctgctggtggtgctaTCATGTCTG CCAAAGGCGCCCTCTGCCCAGGTAATGGACTTTTTGTTTGAGAAGTGGAAGCTCTATAGTGACCAATGCCACCACAACCTAAGCCGGCTGCCCCCACCTACTG AGCTGGTCTGTAACAGAACCTTCGACAAGTACTCCTGCTGGCCTGACACCCCTCCCAACACCACTGCCAACATTTCCTGCCCCTGGTATCTACCTTGGTACCACAAAG TGCAGCACCGCCTAGTGTTCAAGAGGTGTGGGCCTGATGGGCAGTGGGTTCGAGGGCCGCGGGGGCAGCCATGGCGCAACGCCTCCCAATGTCAGATGGATGATGAAGAGATCGAGGTCCAG AAGGGGGTGGCCAAGCTGTATAGCAGCTACCAGGTGATGTACACTGTGGGCTACAGTCTGTCCCTGGGGGCCTTGCTCCTTGCGCTGGTCATCCTGCTGGGCCTCAG GAAGCTGCACTGCACCCGAAACTACATCCATGGGAACCTGTTCGCGTCCTTTGTGCTCAAGGCTGGCTCTGTGCTGGTCATTGATTGGCTGCTCAAGACACGCTACAGCCAGAAGATTGGGGATGACCTCAGCGTGAGCGTCTGGCTCAGTGATGGG GCGGTGGCTGGCTGCCGAGTGGCCACGGTGATCATGCAGTACGGCATCATAGCCAACTATTGCTGGTTGCTGGTAGAGGGTGTGTACCTGTACAGACTGCTGAGCCTCGCCACCTTCTCTGAGAGGAGCTTCTTTTCCCTCTACCTGGCCATCGGCTGGG GTGCGCCCCTGCTGTTCGTCATCCCCTGGGTGGTGGTCAAGTGTCTATTTGAGAATGTCCA GTGCTGGACCAGCAATGACAACATGGGATTCTGGTGGATTCTGCGTATCCCTGTCTTCCTGGCCATACTG ATCAATTTTTTTATCTTTGTCCACATCATTCATCTTCTTGTGGCCAAGCTGGGCGCCCACCAGATGCACCCTACTGACTACAAGTTCCG GCTAGCCAGGTCCACGCTGACCCTCATCCCTCTGCTGGGGGTCCACGAGGTGGTGTTTGCCTTTGTGACTGATGAGCATGCCCAGGGCACCCTGCGCTCCACCAAGCTCTTTTTTGACCTGTTCCTCAGTTCCTTCCAG GGTCTGCTGGTGGCTCTTCTCTATTGTTTCCTCAACAAGGAG GTGCAGGCAGAGCTACTGCGGCGTTGGAGGCTATGGCAAGAAGGCAAAGCTCTTCCGGAGGAAAGGATGGCCAGCGGCCATGGCAGCCACATGGCCCCAGCAGGGCCTTGTCATGGTGATCCCTGTGAGAAACTTCAGCTTATGAGTGCAGGCAGCAGCAGGGGGACTGGCCGTGAGCCCTCTGTGGGGACCTCACTGGCCAGTAGTCTCCCAAGGTTGGCTGACAGCCCCACCTGA
- the Gcgr gene encoding glucagon receptor isoform X4, which translates to MDDEEIEVQKGVAKLYSSYQVMYTVGYSLSLGALLLALVILLGLRKLHCTRNYIHGNLFASFVLKAGSVLVIDWLLKTRYSQKIGDDLSVSVWLSDGAVAGCRVATVIMQYGIIANYCWLLVEGVYLYRLLSLATFSERSFFSLYLAIGWGAPLLFVIPWVVVKCLFENVQCWTSNDNMGFWWILRIPVFLAILINFFIFVHIIHLLVAKLGAHQMHPTDYKFRLARSTLTLIPLLGVHEVVFAFVTDEHAQGTLRSTKLFFDLFLSSFQGLLVALLYCFLNKEVQAELLRRWRLWQEGKALPEERMASGHGSHMAPAGPCHGDPCEKLQLMSAGSSRGTGREPSVGTSLASSLPRLADSPT; encoded by the exons ATGGATGATGAAGAGATCGAGGTCCAG AAGGGGGTGGCCAAGCTGTATAGCAGCTACCAGGTGATGTACACTGTGGGCTACAGTCTGTCCCTGGGGGCCTTGCTCCTTGCGCTGGTCATCCTGCTGGGCCTCAG GAAGCTGCACTGCACCCGAAACTACATCCATGGGAACCTGTTCGCGTCCTTTGTGCTCAAGGCTGGCTCTGTGCTGGTCATTGATTGGCTGCTCAAGACACGCTACAGCCAGAAGATTGGGGATGACCTCAGCGTGAGCGTCTGGCTCAGTGATGGG GCGGTGGCTGGCTGCCGAGTGGCCACGGTGATCATGCAGTACGGCATCATAGCCAACTATTGCTGGTTGCTGGTAGAGGGTGTGTACCTGTACAGACTGCTGAGCCTCGCCACCTTCTCTGAGAGGAGCTTCTTTTCCCTCTACCTGGCCATCGGCTGGG GTGCGCCCCTGCTGTTCGTCATCCCCTGGGTGGTGGTCAAGTGTCTATTTGAGAATGTCCA GTGCTGGACCAGCAATGACAACATGGGATTCTGGTGGATTCTGCGTATCCCTGTCTTCCTGGCCATACTG ATCAATTTTTTTATCTTTGTCCACATCATTCATCTTCTTGTGGCCAAGCTGGGCGCCCACCAGATGCACCCTACTGACTACAAGTTCCG GCTAGCCAGGTCCACGCTGACCCTCATCCCTCTGCTGGGGGTCCACGAGGTGGTGTTTGCCTTTGTGACTGATGAGCATGCCCAGGGCACCCTGCGCTCCACCAAGCTCTTTTTTGACCTGTTCCTCAGTTCCTTCCAG GGTCTGCTGGTGGCTCTTCTCTATTGTTTCCTCAACAAGGAG GTGCAGGCAGAGCTACTGCGGCGTTGGAGGCTATGGCAAGAAGGCAAAGCTCTTCCGGAGGAAAGGATGGCCAGCGGCCATGGCAGCCACATGGCCCCAGCAGGGCCTTGTCATGGTGATCCCTGTGAGAAACTTCAGCTTATGAGTGCAGGCAGCAGCAGGGGGACTGGCCGTGAGCCCTCTGTGGGGACCTCACTGGCCAGTAGTCTCCCAAGGTTGGCTGACAGCCCCACCTGA
- the Gcgr gene encoding glucagon receptor isoform X3 encodes MDFLFEKWKLYSDQCHHNLSRLPPPTELVCNRTFDKYSCWPDTPPNTTANISCPWYLPWYHKVQHRLVFKRCGPDGQWVRGPRGQPWRNASQCQMDDEEIEVQKGVAKLYSSYQVMYTVGYSLSLGALLLALVILLGLRKLHCTRNYIHGNLFASFVLKAGSVLVIDWLLKTRYSQKIGDDLSVSVWLSDGAVAGCRVATVIMQYGIIANYCWLLVEGVYLYRLLSLATFSERSFFSLYLAIGWGAPLLFVIPWVVVKCLFENVQCWTSNDNMGFWWILRIPVFLAILINFFIFVHIIHLLVAKLGAHQMHPTDYKFRLARSTLTLIPLLGVHEVVFAFVTDEHAQGTLRSTKLFFDLFLSSFQGLLVALLYCFLNKEVQAELLRRWRLWQEGKALPEERMASGHGSHMAPAGPCHGDPCEKLQLMSAGSSRGTGREPSVGTSLASSLPRLADSPT; translated from the exons ATGGACTTTTTGTTTGAGAAGTGGAAGCTCTATAGTGACCAATGCCACCACAACCTAAGCCGGCTGCCCCCACCTACTG AGCTGGTCTGTAACAGAACCTTCGACAAGTACTCCTGCTGGCCTGACACCCCTCCCAACACCACTGCCAACATTTCCTGCCCCTGGTATCTACCTTGGTACCACAAAG TGCAGCACCGCCTAGTGTTCAAGAGGTGTGGGCCTGATGGGCAGTGGGTTCGAGGGCCGCGGGGGCAGCCATGGCGCAACGCCTCCCAATGTCAGATGGATGATGAAGAGATCGAGGTCCAG AAGGGGGTGGCCAAGCTGTATAGCAGCTACCAGGTGATGTACACTGTGGGCTACAGTCTGTCCCTGGGGGCCTTGCTCCTTGCGCTGGTCATCCTGCTGGGCCTCAG GAAGCTGCACTGCACCCGAAACTACATCCATGGGAACCTGTTCGCGTCCTTTGTGCTCAAGGCTGGCTCTGTGCTGGTCATTGATTGGCTGCTCAAGACACGCTACAGCCAGAAGATTGGGGATGACCTCAGCGTGAGCGTCTGGCTCAGTGATGGG GCGGTGGCTGGCTGCCGAGTGGCCACGGTGATCATGCAGTACGGCATCATAGCCAACTATTGCTGGTTGCTGGTAGAGGGTGTGTACCTGTACAGACTGCTGAGCCTCGCCACCTTCTCTGAGAGGAGCTTCTTTTCCCTCTACCTGGCCATCGGCTGGG GTGCGCCCCTGCTGTTCGTCATCCCCTGGGTGGTGGTCAAGTGTCTATTTGAGAATGTCCA GTGCTGGACCAGCAATGACAACATGGGATTCTGGTGGATTCTGCGTATCCCTGTCTTCCTGGCCATACTG ATCAATTTTTTTATCTTTGTCCACATCATTCATCTTCTTGTGGCCAAGCTGGGCGCCCACCAGATGCACCCTACTGACTACAAGTTCCG GCTAGCCAGGTCCACGCTGACCCTCATCCCTCTGCTGGGGGTCCACGAGGTGGTGTTTGCCTTTGTGACTGATGAGCATGCCCAGGGCACCCTGCGCTCCACCAAGCTCTTTTTTGACCTGTTCCTCAGTTCCTTCCAG GGTCTGCTGGTGGCTCTTCTCTATTGTTTCCTCAACAAGGAG GTGCAGGCAGAGCTACTGCGGCGTTGGAGGCTATGGCAAGAAGGCAAAGCTCTTCCGGAGGAAAGGATGGCCAGCGGCCATGGCAGCCACATGGCCCCAGCAGGGCCTTGTCATGGTGATCCCTGTGAGAAACTTCAGCTTATGAGTGCAGGCAGCAGCAGGGGGACTGGCCGTGAGCCCTCTGTGGGGACCTCACTGGCCAGTAGTCTCCCAAGGTTGGCTGACAGCCCCACCTGA